A window of Candidatus Alcyoniella australis contains these coding sequences:
- a CDS encoding tetratricopeptide repeat protein, protein MRRCSLLLIALLLFAASACDRGKIVEGPLLEQVGPFSATLSWSTDRPLRCRVAFGEGELFDREIIQEQSSGEHRLKLTGLRPSTRYCYRIEPCGFSGSLRTAPSRDGAFDLLLLDSQSPECDGRDAGQEQPDIVVLLQACDAEVAQERHSILTLELPLQEALGMRYGRWGLVLAPDIQRAVNALPIEGAERRIVVLPQLPQAAPPELAQDVLVSAQGALYQGRRLNWNGAGRLEVDAFELAAIELVDGDRVRKVIVQAPPETRKSCLYCDRLLESGRYEESLAWYRDFVSQNRERHEIEDALYQIALILDEKLHRYDEALQAFRSFLQRYPEGRRAPLAEYRLNYLLGHADDNFEPLRLFEGAKASLVADDPLPAAEQVELLIDRYPQSTIVPEALLWLAHLLEQQDEKRAREYYALLIQRFPQSPNAPLAAIAVGDVHYKHNRYRSAIAAYEQALSIAPPSFQISIEEKLNKSHRNIRREAIHLTCWALLAIWVLITAWLRARPNADDLAYSAVVAALFASLIGGYFSLTYENTRELLPVICALAGAMTLVLLWSRALGTRLHNRPGWLLLLHTLSCSLAAAFLVMYWFHFLYLFGL, encoded by the coding sequence TTGAGACGCTGCTCGCTGCTGCTGATCGCGCTGCTGCTGTTCGCGGCCTCGGCCTGCGACCGGGGCAAGATCGTCGAGGGCCCGCTGCTGGAGCAGGTCGGCCCGTTCTCGGCCACGCTGAGCTGGAGCACCGACCGGCCGCTACGCTGCCGCGTGGCGTTCGGCGAGGGCGAACTTTTCGACCGCGAGATAATCCAGGAGCAATCATCGGGCGAGCACCGGTTGAAGCTCACCGGCCTGCGTCCCTCGACCCGCTATTGCTACCGCATCGAGCCTTGCGGATTCAGCGGCTCGCTGCGCACCGCGCCCTCGCGCGACGGTGCGTTCGACCTGCTACTGCTCGACTCGCAATCGCCCGAGTGCGACGGCCGCGACGCGGGCCAGGAGCAGCCGGACATCGTGGTGCTGCTCCAAGCCTGCGACGCTGAGGTTGCCCAAGAGCGGCACTCGATCCTGACCCTCGAGCTGCCCTTGCAAGAGGCGCTGGGCATGCGCTACGGCCGCTGGGGTTTGGTGCTGGCGCCGGATATCCAGCGGGCTGTAAACGCGTTGCCGATCGAGGGAGCCGAGCGCCGGATCGTAGTGCTGCCCCAACTGCCCCAAGCCGCGCCGCCAGAGCTGGCCCAGGACGTGCTGGTCTCGGCCCAAGGCGCGCTGTATCAGGGGCGACGCTTAAATTGGAACGGCGCCGGACGGCTCGAAGTCGACGCGTTCGAGCTGGCGGCGATCGAGCTTGTAGACGGCGACCGCGTGCGCAAGGTGATCGTTCAGGCTCCGCCCGAGACGCGTAAATCGTGCCTGTACTGCGACCGGCTGCTCGAGAGCGGCCGCTACGAGGAGAGCCTGGCGTGGTATCGCGACTTCGTGTCCCAGAACCGGGAACGCCACGAGATCGAGGACGCGTTGTACCAGATCGCGCTGATCCTCGACGAAAAGCTGCACCGTTACGACGAGGCGCTGCAAGCCTTTCGCAGTTTTTTACAGCGCTACCCCGAGGGCCGGCGCGCGCCGTTGGCCGAATATCGACTCAATTATTTACTGGGCCATGCCGACGATAACTTCGAACCCCTGCGGCTGTTCGAGGGAGCCAAGGCCTCGCTGGTGGCCGACGATCCACTGCCCGCCGCCGAACAGGTCGAGCTGCTGATCGATCGCTATCCCCAAAGCACGATAGTCCCCGAGGCGCTGCTGTGGCTGGCGCATCTGCTCGAACAGCAAGATGAAAAACGGGCCCGCGAATATTACGCGCTGCTGATCCAGCGTTTTCCCCAAAGCCCCAACGCGCCGCTGGCCGCCATCGCCGTGGGCGACGTGCACTACAAGCACAATCGCTACCGCAGCGCGATCGCGGCCTACGAGCAGGCGCTGAGCATCGCGCCGCCAAGCTTCCAAATTTCGATCGAGGAGAAGCTGAACAAGTCGCACCGTAATATCCGCCGCGAGGCGATCCACTTGACCTGCTGGGCGCTGCTGGCGATCTGGGTGCTGATCACTGCCTGGCTGCGCGCCCGTCCCAACGCGGACGACCTGGCATACAGCGCGGTGGTCGCGGCGCTGTTCGCCTCGCTGATCGGCGGCTACTTCAGCCTGACCTACGAGAACACGCGCGAGCTGCTGCCCGTGATCTGCGCTTTGGCCGGAGCGATGACCCTGGTGCTGCTGTGGAGCCGCGCATTGGGCACGCGTCTGCACAACAGGCCGGGCTGGCTGCTGTTGCTACACACGCTGAGCTGCTCGTTGGCCGCGGCGTTTCTGGTGATGTATTGGTTTCATTTCCTCTACCTGTTTGGGTTGTAA
- a CDS encoding metallophosphoesterase has protein sequence MNKHKLIVSDFHLAAGPKGPDGRRNRLEDFFRDEQFIEFLDFFRSNQYAEREVELVFNGDFLNELLVPYRGSHPVRITEEMSLEKVQTIIAGHPEVFDALQRFAASPGGRIVIIPGNHDQALLWPKVQKLLKERINPYIRFFVDAYNFDGVYVTHGHAYEFINHSNPYSFWILDHEGHEVLRLSWGNYFILELISELKLKRPYIDKVKPFRAYLRWAFYNDVRFFFEANARLVAFYLRNRFSHDPLRRREFKIGINRYNEALTHTNLAAEAEKILINTNYHTVVMGHSHKADYVNFGEVGQYFNSGTWLDLISLDISELGRHSNLTFVQIDYVEGQPVSRLRSWRGSHKLVEETILL, from the coding sequence ATGAACAAGCACAAGTTGATCGTCAGCGACTTCCACCTCGCCGCCGGGCCCAAGGGTCCGGACGGTCGTCGCAACCGGCTCGAGGATTTCTTTCGCGACGAGCAGTTCATCGAGTTCCTCGACTTTTTCCGATCCAACCAGTACGCCGAGCGCGAGGTCGAGCTGGTGTTCAACGGCGACTTTCTCAACGAGCTGTTGGTGCCCTATCGCGGCTCGCACCCGGTGCGGATCACCGAGGAGATGTCGCTGGAGAAGGTGCAGACGATCATCGCGGGCCACCCCGAGGTGTTCGACGCGTTGCAGCGCTTCGCCGCCAGTCCCGGCGGGCGGATCGTGATCATCCCGGGCAACCACGACCAGGCGCTGCTCTGGCCCAAGGTGCAGAAGCTGCTCAAGGAGCGGATCAACCCCTACATCCGCTTCTTTGTCGACGCCTACAACTTCGACGGCGTGTACGTCACCCACGGCCACGCTTACGAGTTCATCAACCACTCCAACCCCTACAGCTTCTGGATCCTCGACCACGAGGGGCACGAGGTGCTGCGGCTGAGCTGGGGCAATTATTTCATTCTCGAGCTGATCAGCGAGCTCAAACTCAAACGGCCTTACATCGACAAGGTCAAGCCGTTCCGCGCTTACTTGCGCTGGGCGTTCTACAACGACGTGCGCTTTTTCTTCGAGGCCAACGCCCGGCTGGTGGCCTTCTACCTGCGCAACCGCTTCAGCCACGACCCGCTGCGCCGCCGCGAGTTCAAGATCGGCATCAACCGCTACAACGAGGCGCTGACCCACACCAACCTCGCGGCCGAGGCCGAGAAGATTTTGATCAACACCAACTACCATACGGTGGTGATGGGACACAGTCACAAGGCCGACTACGTTAACTTCGGCGAGGTCGGCCAGTACTTCAACAGCGGGACCTGGCTGGATCTGATCAGCCTCGACATCTCCGAACTGGGACGCCACAGCAATCTAACCTTCGTGCAGATCGATTACGTCGAGGGCCAGCCGGTCTCGCGGCTGCGCTCCTGGCGCGGCTCGCACAAGCTCGTCGAGGAGACGATCCTGCTTTGA
- a CDS encoding metal ABC transporter permease yields the protein MDEQSFFSALAEFAFLRRAMLAGLLVGVVCSTLSCFVVLRRMAFIGQGISHSAFAGAAVALLIVPAAEVNGPLGSLITAAFCVLVAVLIGLVSRRGGISEDSAIGILFAASMALAIVLVSARRIYTVDIMSLLFGSILSVSRGDLLVMAVVGVAVLLSVALLFKELLFYTFDEEMAQVAGLPTAGLHYLLLTLLALTIVGAMKVVGVVLVSAFLVIPGAVARDLTDKMSVMIIWSVVVGLLSTMLGLYLSYRLELPSGALIVLLQVAVFFAVKLIVALLTHRRRLAAGVE from the coding sequence ATGGATGAGCAGTCGTTCTTTTCGGCGCTGGCCGAGTTCGCCTTTCTGCGCCGCGCGATGCTCGCCGGGCTGCTGGTGGGCGTGGTCTGCTCCACGCTGAGCTGCTTTGTGGTGCTGCGGCGCATGGCGTTCATCGGCCAGGGGATCAGCCACTCGGCGTTCGCCGGCGCGGCCGTGGCGCTGCTGATAGTGCCCGCCGCCGAGGTCAACGGGCCGTTGGGCAGCCTGATCACCGCGGCGTTCTGCGTGCTGGTCGCGGTGCTGATCGGCCTGGTCTCGCGGCGCGGCGGGATCAGCGAGGACTCGGCGATCGGCATCCTGTTCGCCGCGTCGATGGCCCTGGCGATCGTATTGGTCAGCGCGCGCCGGATCTACACCGTCGATATTATGAGCCTGCTGTTCGGCTCGATCCTCAGCGTCTCGCGCGGCGACTTGTTGGTGATGGCGGTGGTCGGCGTCGCGGTGTTGCTCAGCGTGGCGCTGCTGTTCAAGGAGCTGCTGTTCTACACCTTCGACGAGGAGATGGCCCAGGTCGCCGGACTGCCCACCGCCGGGCTGCACTACCTGCTGCTGACCCTCTTGGCGCTGACGATCGTCGGCGCGATGAAGGTCGTGGGCGTGGTGCTGGTCTCGGCGTTCCTGGTGATTCCCGGCGCCGTGGCCCGCGACCTGACCGACAAGATGTCGGTGATGATTATCTGGTCGGTGGTCGTCGGCCTGTTGAGCACGATGCTCGGACTCTACCTCTCCTACCGCCTGGAACTGCCCAGCGGCGCGCTGATTGTATTGCTGCAGGTGGCCGTGTTCTTCGCGGTCAAGTTGATAGTCGCACTGCTGACGCACAGGCGGCGTTTAGCGGCCGGGGTTGAGTGA
- a CDS encoding metallophosphoesterase: MRRVGLALALAALLCATDVFAAVKFGPYLQSLAPDRVRVCVSCDQEDRFEARLTSPQGEQSIVALDGHDPACADFSGLEPDLTYRYELLLEGKPQETSGSFVADSTEQLSLVIFGDTRSGDNSFDLDHRRVAQAISRSVLPDAIVHTGDFVERGNDPALWANFFQIESQVLADAPLYPSIGRSDQPGVMIRRLFGLLNTNGWYSFDRGPAHFAVLNLWQSRSQDSDQTAADGAQATCLRADLAAARAAGARYLFVVMHQPAFDLEGRSPRAMREVYMPLFQSFGVDAVFSGAHYFSHALREGVHYFTNGGGGAQLVTENPAEGLFLFHGAMHHFLALQIDRAGARVSAMDADGDPFYEVQIQGTAQRAQEPGASNYVETFGSGARSAALTVFFEPGCDDCQELQSRLPQIAQRLDATLVATFRSLDDPDNLALLRSHSDGQAAAPAVLVDDQTLLGLEQIDMLLDEQLARSLERGGARESRSSGRLVAAAAATTGAFALLAAIILSRRKRSAR, from the coding sequence ATGCGGCGCGTCGGACTCGCGCTGGCGCTGGCCGCGCTGCTGTGCGCGACCGACGTTTTCGCCGCGGTCAAGTTCGGCCCTTATTTGCAATCGTTGGCGCCCGATCGAGTACGGGTCTGCGTATCCTGCGACCAGGAAGACCGCTTCGAGGCGCGCCTCACTTCGCCGCAAGGCGAGCAATCGATTGTGGCCCTGGATGGACACGACCCGGCCTGCGCCGACTTCAGCGGTCTCGAGCCGGACCTGACCTATCGCTACGAGCTGCTACTCGAGGGCAAGCCGCAGGAAACGAGCGGCTCGTTCGTGGCCGACAGCACGGAGCAGCTGAGCCTGGTGATTTTCGGAGACACGCGTTCGGGCGACAACAGCTTCGATCTTGACCATCGCCGCGTGGCGCAAGCCATCAGCCGCTCGGTGCTGCCCGACGCGATCGTACATACCGGCGACTTTGTCGAGCGCGGCAACGACCCGGCGCTGTGGGCCAACTTTTTCCAGATCGAGTCACAGGTGCTGGCCGACGCGCCGCTCTATCCGTCCATCGGCCGCTCGGACCAACCCGGCGTGATGATCCGTCGACTCTTCGGGCTGCTTAACACGAACGGCTGGTATTCGTTCGACCGCGGGCCCGCACACTTCGCAGTGCTCAACCTCTGGCAGTCGCGCTCGCAAGACTCGGATCAGACTGCGGCCGATGGTGCGCAGGCGACCTGTTTGCGCGCGGACCTGGCGGCCGCGCGTGCCGCGGGCGCGCGCTATTTGTTCGTGGTGATGCACCAGCCGGCGTTCGACCTGGAGGGGCGTAGCCCGCGGGCGATGCGCGAGGTCTACATGCCGCTGTTTCAAAGCTTCGGCGTAGACGCGGTGTTCAGCGGCGCGCACTACTTCTCCCACGCCCTGCGCGAGGGAGTGCACTACTTCACCAACGGCGGCGGCGGAGCGCAGTTGGTCACCGAGAATCCGGCCGAGGGCCTGTTCCTGTTTCACGGCGCAATGCACCATTTCCTGGCGTTGCAGATCGACCGCGCCGGTGCGCGGGTGAGCGCCATGGACGCGGACGGCGATCCGTTCTACGAGGTCCAGATTCAGGGGACCGCGCAACGAGCGCAGGAGCCCGGCGCGTCGAACTACGTCGAGACATTCGGCAGCGGCGCGCGCTCCGCGGCACTGACCGTGTTTTTCGAGCCGGGCTGCGATGATTGCCAAGAGCTGCAAAGCAGGCTGCCGCAAATCGCCCAACGGTTGGACGCCACGCTGGTGGCAACGTTCCGCTCCCTGGACGATCCGGACAACTTGGCGCTGCTGCGCTCGCACAGCGATGGCCAGGCCGCAGCCCCGGCGGTGCTGGTGGACGATCAGACCCTGCTCGGCTTGGAGCAAATCGATATGCTGCTCGACGAGCAGCTCGCCCGCAGCCTGGAGCGAGGAGGGGCGCGGGAATCACGCTCCAGCGGCCGTTTGGTTGCAGCCGCAGCAGCAACTACCGGCGCATTCGCCTTACTCGCGGCAATAATCCTCTCTCGCCGCAAACGCTCCGCCCGATAG
- a CDS encoding metal ABC transporter ATP-binding protein, producing MSREEFSGLCTGREQCTCVNPQIIVRGVSFAYAADSVLRDVYFHVDQGEFVGLIGPNGGGKTTLLKLVVGLLRPDAGDVLVFGRPPQRLGRLRADLGYVPQQHVVDWRFPVSAWEVVAMGGYAQRGVGRRVGRDLRQRSHELLELVGMERFADRPIGQLSGGQQQRVFIARALVTRPRLLILDEPTSGVDSWGQTRLFELIRELMQQMSLAVLIVSHDLGPMKKFADKLACLNRTMHFHGRSELLDERLLDDAYACELDEMKRAHIELRMPDDG from the coding sequence ATGAGTCGCGAGGAATTCTCCGGCCTGTGCACCGGTCGCGAGCAGTGCACCTGCGTCAACCCGCAGATCATCGTGCGCGGGGTGTCGTTCGCCTACGCCGCGGACAGCGTGCTGCGCGACGTGTACTTCCACGTGGACCAGGGCGAGTTCGTCGGTCTGATCGGGCCCAACGGCGGGGGCAAGACCACGCTGCTCAAGCTGGTGGTCGGCCTGCTGCGGCCCGACGCGGGGGACGTGCTGGTCTTCGGCCGACCGCCCCAACGGCTGGGCCGACTGCGCGCCGATTTGGGGTACGTGCCCCAGCAGCACGTGGTGGACTGGCGCTTCCCGGTCAGCGCCTGGGAGGTCGTGGCCATGGGAGGTTACGCCCAGCGCGGCGTGGGCCGCCGCGTGGGTCGCGACCTGCGCCAACGCTCCCATGAGCTGCTCGAGTTGGTGGGCATGGAGCGCTTTGCCGATCGGCCCATCGGCCAGCTCTCGGGCGGGCAGCAGCAGCGGGTGTTCATCGCCCGCGCGCTGGTCACGCGGCCGCGACTTTTAATCCTCGACGAGCCGACCAGCGGCGTGGACTCCTGGGGCCAGACCCGACTGTTCGAGCTGATCCGCGAGCTGATGCAACAGATGTCGCTGGCCGTACTGATCGTCAGCCACGACTTGGGACCGATGAAGAAGTTTGCGGACAAGCTGGCCTGCCTCAACCGTACGATGCACTTTCACGGCCGCTCCGAGCTGCTCGACGAGCGGCTGCTCGACGATGCCTACGCCTGCGAGCTCGACGAGATGAAGCGCGCGCATATCGAACTGAGAATGCCCGACGATGGATGA
- a CDS encoding radical SAM protein, producing MRLAFVFNPFSYKLHEENLRVVQRFFGLFPPLSICWAAGIAEAAGHEVQIIDARTLGLSKEQTLERLKQFKPDAVGLMMTTYMFLETMEWVRFIKQGLRDVPVIIGGYNLRVYPKESLVHPEVDFGCVNSALNTLPALLGELEHGGNFHDVPGLVFRDNGRIVQTPEVDPAPSFVDYPLPHRASLPNELYEEFPTERKNFTVMVTSKGCPHACVFCEAGRTPHDARTPEQVVDEMEQVYHRFGVREIDIFDYEFPLNQKRTRRICKLIKERNLDILWACRSRVDSVDEALLRDMADAGCGRIYYGIEHGMQQKLDEINKGISLKMIRDTIKLTRDCGIRPLGFFLIGVPGETRQSVASTIKFAKSLHLDYVQFSKLTAKPWTGMWRELVQSTGYDYWREYVMGRAVEAALPRPWTDLTNEDIDRLTKWAYINFHARPLFLMRHTLKVRTLGEFRRKFMGFLEMTFRQESRSEDWLERNQPFEVYKAHPKARQD from the coding sequence ATGCGTCTCGCCTTCGTTTTCAACCCGTTTTCCTACAAGCTGCACGAGGAGAACCTGCGGGTCGTCCAGCGCTTTTTCGGCCTGTTTCCGCCGTTGAGCATCTGCTGGGCCGCGGGGATCGCCGAGGCCGCGGGCCACGAGGTTCAGATTATCGACGCCCGCACCCTGGGGCTGAGCAAAGAGCAGACCCTGGAGCGGCTCAAGCAGTTCAAGCCCGACGCCGTGGGCCTGATGATGACCACCTACATGTTTCTCGAGACCATGGAATGGGTGCGCTTCATCAAGCAGGGGCTGCGGGACGTGCCGGTGATCATCGGCGGCTACAACCTGCGGGTCTATCCCAAAGAGAGCCTGGTTCACCCCGAGGTCGACTTCGGCTGCGTCAACTCGGCGCTGAACACGCTGCCGGCCTTGCTCGGCGAGCTGGAGCACGGCGGCAATTTCCACGACGTGCCCGGCCTGGTGTTCCGCGACAACGGCCGCATCGTCCAGACCCCCGAGGTCGACCCGGCGCCGAGTTTCGTCGACTATCCGTTGCCGCATCGCGCCAGCCTGCCCAACGAGCTGTACGAGGAGTTCCCCACCGAGCGCAAGAATTTCACCGTGATGGTCACAAGCAAGGGCTGCCCGCACGCCTGCGTGTTCTGCGAGGCCGGGCGCACGCCCCACGACGCGCGCACTCCCGAGCAGGTGGTGGACGAGATGGAGCAGGTCTATCATCGCTTCGGCGTGCGCGAGATCGACATCTTCGACTATGAGTTTCCCCTCAACCAGAAGCGCACGCGGCGGATCTGCAAGCTGATCAAGGAGCGCAACCTCGACATACTCTGGGCCTGCCGCTCGCGGGTCGACTCGGTGGACGAGGCGCTGTTGCGCGACATGGCCGACGCGGGCTGCGGCCGCATCTACTACGGTATTGAGCACGGCATGCAGCAGAAGCTCGACGAGATCAACAAGGGCATCTCGCTGAAGATGATCCGCGACACGATCAAGCTCACCCGCGATTGCGGCATCCGTCCGCTGGGCTTTTTTCTAATAGGCGTGCCCGGCGAGACTAGGCAGAGCGTGGCCAGCACGATCAAGTTCGCCAAGAGCCTGCACCTTGATTACGTGCAGTTCAGCAAGCTCACGGCCAAGCCCTGGACCGGGATGTGGCGCGAGCTGGTTCAATCCACGGGCTACGACTACTGGCGCGAATACGTAATGGGGCGCGCGGTGGAGGCGGCGCTGCCGCGACCGTGGACCGATCTGACCAACGAGGACATCGACCGCTTGACCAAGTGGGCCTATATCAACTTCCACGCCCGGCCGCTGTTCCTGATGCGCCACACGCTCAAGGTGCGCACCCTGGGCGAGTTCAGGCGCAAGTTTATGGGCTTCCTCGAGATGACGTTCCGTCAGGAGTCGCGTAGCGAGGACTGGCTCGAGCGCAACCAGCCGTTCGAGGTCTACAAGGCCCACCCCAAAGCGCGCCAGGATTAG
- a CDS encoding TlpA disulfide reductase family protein: MIRLCTALVLCALLLCGCGEAGGPVQAGGVAPDFRAQDVLGRTHYLNDELDRPLVLTFFATWCAPCRREIPLMIELEKRHAGRVNVLCVVVDAQAIDSVRSLVAELKIPYPMLLDESGRIKRIYGVQSLPTTLVIRPDRKIAARFVGFDDQDAAALDELLLRLVAVK; the protein is encoded by the coding sequence TTGATTCGGCTGTGCACCGCGCTGGTTCTGTGCGCGCTGCTGCTTTGCGGCTGCGGCGAGGCCGGCGGTCCGGTGCAGGCCGGCGGCGTGGCCCCGGACTTCCGCGCCCAGGACGTATTGGGCCGCACCCATTATCTAAACGACGAGCTGGACCGGCCGCTGGTGCTGACGTTTTTCGCCACCTGGTGCGCGCCGTGCAGACGCGAGATCCCGCTGATGATCGAGCTGGAAAAGCGCCACGCGGGCCGCGTCAACGTGCTGTGCGTGGTGGTCGACGCTCAGGCGATCGACAGCGTGCGCTCGCTGGTGGCCGAGCTGAAGATTCCCTACCCGATGCTGCTGGACGAGAGCGGGCGCATCAAACGCATCTACGGGGTGCAGTCGCTGCCCACGACATTGGTGATCCGGCCCGACCGTAAGATAGCCGCACGCTTCGTCGGATTCGACGACCAGGACGCCGCGGCGCTGGACGAGCTGCTGTTGCGGCTGGTTGCGGTCAAATGA
- a CDS encoding radical SAM protein — MHVHFLHLGREHLGIELLAAVLEQHGHRVSVGVDPGLLGPEDNVFYVPRLERLLARGERLIAETIAAPPDVLAFSPYTSTVQWALEAARRIKSKVAIPTVFGGPHATLVPEYLAAQPEVDYTVRGEGEQALPELLDFIGRGADPRGMRNLCWRDDQGRVVNNPLRPLVDLDTLPLPRKELFAHYSMPNLSYLIAASRGCPNRCTYCCEGTVSDMYKRRFFRLRSVGKVLDELARAKRVWRPKEVLFVDTILHVKRDWALELLESYGNAINIPFRCFGSSQLLDESIALALKRAGCFTVQFGLQTVNDELRRDILGRNEPLDRSLDAFKLCDRIGLRYDVDIMFNLPGETSDDYRRTVEFFRGLKMLNRIKCHYLTLFPGTALLDRQQQVGAVDAEQRARIEAGWINDFFHEPAIDDPQHLRLVNAATHALKVLPLLPASWTERMLRNDRWTKLAKLPYPLLIALQLLGALRGRDHRFWTYIKYYAIMLPRALRERNRAGSV; from the coding sequence ATGCACGTCCACTTCCTGCACCTAGGCCGCGAGCATCTGGGGATCGAATTGCTCGCCGCGGTGCTTGAGCAGCACGGCCATCGGGTGAGCGTGGGCGTGGACCCGGGCCTGCTCGGACCCGAGGACAACGTATTCTATGTCCCACGGCTTGAACGGCTGCTGGCGCGCGGCGAACGGCTGATCGCCGAGACGATCGCCGCGCCGCCGGACGTGCTGGCGTTCTCGCCCTACACCAGCACCGTGCAGTGGGCGCTGGAAGCGGCGCGTCGCATTAAAAGCAAGGTCGCAATTCCCACGGTGTTCGGCGGACCCCACGCCACGCTGGTTCCCGAGTACCTCGCGGCGCAGCCCGAGGTCGACTACACCGTTCGCGGGGAAGGGGAGCAGGCGCTGCCCGAGCTGCTCGATTTTATCGGACGCGGCGCAGACCCGCGCGGCATGCGCAACCTCTGCTGGCGCGACGATCAGGGCCGCGTGGTCAACAATCCACTACGCCCGCTGGTCGATCTGGACACGCTGCCGCTGCCGCGCAAGGAATTGTTCGCGCACTACTCCATGCCCAATCTGAGCTACCTGATCGCCGCCTCGCGCGGCTGCCCAAACCGTTGCACCTACTGCTGCGAGGGCACGGTCTCGGACATGTACAAGCGGCGCTTCTTTCGCTTGCGTAGCGTGGGCAAAGTGCTCGACGAGCTCGCCCGCGCCAAGCGCGTTTGGCGGCCCAAAGAGGTGCTGTTCGTCGATACGATTTTGCACGTCAAACGCGACTGGGCGCTGGAATTGCTCGAGAGCTACGGCAACGCGATCAACATTCCGTTCCGTTGCTTCGGCTCCTCGCAGCTGCTCGACGAGTCGATCGCCCTGGCGCTGAAGCGCGCCGGATGCTTTACCGTGCAGTTCGGCCTACAGACGGTCAACGACGAGCTGCGCCGCGACATTCTGGGCCGCAACGAGCCGCTGGATCGATCCCTGGACGCCTTCAAACTGTGCGACCGCATCGGCCTGCGTTACGACGTGGACATCATGTTCAACCTGCCCGGCGAGACCAGCGACGACTACCGCCGCACAGTCGAATTCTTCCGCGGATTGAAGATGCTCAACCGCATCAAGTGCCACTATCTAACGCTGTTCCCAGGCACGGCGTTGCTCGACCGCCAACAGCAAGTCGGCGCCGTCGACGCTGAGCAGCGGGCGCGGATCGAGGCCGGTTGGATCAACGATTTTTTCCACGAGCCAGCCATCGACGATCCCCAACACCTGAGGCTAGTGAACGCCGCCACTCACGCGCTAAAGGTGCTGCCGCTGCTGCCCGCAAGCTGGACCGAGCGTATGCTGCGTAATGATCGCTGGACCAAACTCGCCAAGCTGCCCTATCCGCTGCTGATCGCGCTGCAACTGCTCGGTGCTCTGCGCGGCCGCGATCATCGCTTTTGGACCTACATCAAGTATTACGCGATTATGCTGCCGCGGGCGTTGCGCGAGAGGAACCGAGCCGGATCAGTTTAG
- a CDS encoding permease: protein MKKGKGLPSMLIPTILLGVIALALLYLGYSRGDGVHLTGLKSGMTMLLQITPLLIFALIIAGMVPLLIPQETVAKWIGVKSGFRGIVIGSLAGGLAPGGPYVSLPLAVSLLRSGAGVGTMVAFLTGWSLYAVSRLPLEVGILGWKLTVIRLVSTLIFPPLAGLLAQFMFSWVKDLN from the coding sequence GTGAAAAAAGGAAAGGGGCTGCCCTCAATGCTGATACCGACCATCTTGCTGGGCGTGATCGCCCTGGCCCTGCTCTATTTGGGCTATTCGCGCGGAGACGGCGTGCACCTGACCGGTCTGAAGTCGGGGATGACCATGCTGCTGCAGATCACGCCGCTGCTGATCTTTGCGCTGATCATCGCCGGGATGGTGCCGCTGCTGATTCCCCAGGAGACCGTGGCCAAATGGATCGGCGTCAAATCCGGATTCCGCGGGATCGTAATCGGCTCGCTGGCCGGCGGCCTGGCCCCGGGCGGGCCCTACGTCAGTCTGCCGCTGGCGGTCTCGCTGCTGCGCTCGGGAGCGGGCGTGGGCACGATGGTCGCTTTCCTCACCGGCTGGTCGCTGTATGCGGTGAGCCGCCTGCCGCTCGAGGTCGGCATCCTGGGCTGGAAGCTGACCGTGATCCGCCTGGTCAGCACGCTGATCTTCCCGCCGCTGGCGGGCCTGCTGGCCCAGTTCATGTTCTCGTGGGTCAAAGATCTAAACTGA